The following proteins are co-located in the Burkholderiaceae bacterium DAT-1 genome:
- a CDS encoding DUF2807 domain-containing protein: MKKTLIALACLGALSGCAIVINPNGDIETQTVLGNTVAGNGDVRSENRTFAGAPRLIVDGSIQVDEQIGNEPSIQIETDSNLLPKVITESNGDTLHVYLPGSYRASHGVKVRVVTPAATAARLNGSGKITVNGIDSNYFDTNVAGSGDIRLQGRVGRLEARVAGSGTVDAAALVSAEGNAAIAGSGVVDFGRVQGATLKAHINGSGRIRGNGQVASLTAMINGSGKIDLGALVADHADIEVNGSGDVYASVTNAISAGMYGSGSINIYGKPAERNVRGRNVHFNG; this comes from the coding sequence ATGAAGAAAACGCTGATTGCACTTGCCTGCCTGGGCGCATTAAGTGGATGTGCCATCGTGATCAATCCGAATGGCGATATAGAGACGCAAACCGTGCTGGGTAACACCGTTGCAGGGAATGGTGATGTGCGCTCGGAAAACCGTACGTTTGCCGGTGCACCCCGGCTGATCGTGGATGGCTCGATTCAAGTGGACGAGCAAATCGGCAACGAGCCTTCGATCCAGATCGAGACCGACAGTAATCTGCTCCCCAAGGTGATCACTGAATCCAATGGTGACACACTGCATGTCTACCTGCCGGGCAGCTATCGTGCCAGTCATGGTGTGAAAGTGCGTGTCGTGACGCCAGCAGCAACAGCTGCGCGCCTGAATGGCTCGGGCAAGATTACTGTAAACGGCATTGATTCAAACTACTTTGATACCAATGTCGCCGGCTCGGGAGATATCCGGCTACAGGGACGCGTAGGCCGTCTGGAGGCAAGAGTGGCCGGTTCCGGAACCGTAGACGCAGCTGCGTTAGTGTCTGCTGAAGGGAACGCTGCCATTGCAGGTTCCGGCGTAGTTGATTTCGGGCGGGTGCAGGGCGCGACGCTGAAAGCACATATCAATGGCTCGGGTCGAATCCGGGGGAATGGTCAGGTGGCTAGCTTGACTGCCATGATCAACGGATCTGGCAAGATTGATCTCGGTGCGCTGGTCGCAGATCACGCAGACATCGAAGTGAATGGTTCCGGTGACGTTTACGCCTCGGTGACCAATGCCATTTCTGCAGGGATGTACGGTTCCGGCTCAATCAATATCTATGGCAAGCCTGCTGAACGAAATGTTCGCGGCCGCAATGTGCACTTCAATGGCTGA
- a CDS encoding SPFH domain-containing protein: MNHGIQEHDYNSQNGYAMIGLGTVLLLLCPIAGAAMKSAAVALVIIFLIVGAIVMFSGLYMVNPNQAAVLTLFGQYRGTDRNAGLRWANPFLNKQRISLRANNFISERLKVNDKRGNPIEIAAAIVWRVSDTARASFNVENYEQFVRVQSESAVRHLASSYAYDDMEEGHHAGEITLRSGGKQIMDALQRELASAMEEAGIVIDDARLTHLAYAPEIAGAMLRRQQAEAVLSARRKIVQGAVEMVESALKALEEKGVVDLDPERRAAMVSNLLVVLVGEREATPVINSGTLYG, translated from the coding sequence ATGAATCACGGTATTCAGGAGCATGACTACAACAGCCAGAATGGCTATGCGATGATCGGATTGGGTACGGTGCTGCTATTGCTCTGCCCCATTGCAGGTGCTGCCATGAAGAGTGCGGCAGTCGCCTTGGTGATCATTTTTCTGATCGTCGGGGCAATCGTGATGTTCTCGGGTTTGTACATGGTGAATCCGAATCAGGCTGCAGTGCTTACGCTGTTCGGCCAGTATCGCGGTACTGATCGCAATGCAGGTCTGCGCTGGGCCAATCCGTTTCTCAACAAACAGCGTATTTCTCTGCGTGCCAACAATTTCATTTCCGAGCGCCTGAAGGTAAATGACAAGCGCGGCAATCCGATCGAAATCGCGGCAGCAATCGTCTGGCGTGTATCCGATACCGCACGCGCCAGCTTCAACGTGGAAAACTACGAACAGTTTGTGCGTGTACAAAGCGAAAGCGCCGTACGCCATCTGGCGAGCAGCTATGCCTATGACGATATGGAGGAAGGTCATCACGCCGGCGAAATTACTTTGCGTAGCGGTGGCAAGCAAATCATGGATGCATTGCAGCGCGAACTGGCCTCTGCCATGGAAGAGGCGGGTATTGTGATCGATGACGCACGACTGACACACCTCGCCTATGCGCCGGAAATTGCCGGTGCAATGTTGCGCCGGCAGCAAGCAGAAGCAGTGCTGTCTGCCCGTCGAAAGATTGTTCAGGGTGCGGTTGAAATGGTGGAATCAGCACTCAAGGCACTGGAGGAAAAAGGCGTGGTCGACCTTGATCCCGAACGCCGTGCAGCCATGGTGTCCAACTTGCTGGTGGTATTGGTGGGCGAACGCGAAGCGACGCCAGTCATCAATAGCGGCACACTGTACGGTTAA
- the rraA gene encoding ribonuclease E activity regulator RraA, translated as MSFPTSDLMDAFPDAPSCDLQFRPFGQKRAFGGKIRTARILGDNALVKQILATPGDGCVLVVDGGGSLHSALMGDMIGASAVKNGWVGVIINGAVRDAVALDQLDLGVKALGTNPRKSDKRGDGAADVAVHFGGVTFTPGHYVYSDEDGIVVLEQAYSPS; from the coding sequence ATGAGTTTCCCGACCAGCGACCTGATGGACGCCTTTCCAGACGCCCCTTCTTGCGACCTGCAGTTTCGCCCGTTCGGCCAGAAGAGGGCGTTCGGCGGCAAAATCCGTACCGCGCGCATACTGGGCGACAATGCCCTTGTTAAGCAGATACTGGCCACGCCCGGCGACGGGTGCGTGCTGGTGGTGGATGGAGGAGGCTCGCTGCACAGCGCGCTGATGGGCGACATGATTGGTGCCAGCGCCGTTAAGAATGGCTGGGTCGGCGTCATTATCAATGGTGCAGTACGTGATGCGGTGGCGCTCGATCAGCTTGATCTGGGTGTGAAAGCGCTGGGCACCAATCCCCGCAAGAGCGACAAACGCGGGGATGGTGCAGCGGATGTGGCGGTGCACTTTGGTGGTGTGACGTTTACACCGGGGCACTACGTGTATTCGGATGAGGATGGCATCGTGGTGCTGGAACAGGCCTATTCGCCATCCTGA
- the pabC gene encoding aminodeoxychorismate lyase gives MMLINGLPAESLSARDRGLAFGDGVFRTMRCEGSAVQFLARHLRRLRHDAARLGIACPDDAVWMREIAQLAKGDCTIKLTLTRGVSARGYAVDAAATPTRIVATSPLPDYSHARQGVSVRRCDWPLSIQPGLAGIKHLNRLDQVMARREWQNPAIFDGLMLNARGEVVEGVISNLFIVRDDAIYTHPLQDCGVSGVSREVMLDILAASGIRVIEQAFDWSSLIDSECVFLCNSLAGPVPVIACDALRWQTDTRMSQWQQQWQQYAGKESVQCLA, from the coding sequence ATGATGCTGATCAACGGATTGCCGGCTGAATCCCTGTCTGCACGGGATCGCGGGCTGGCCTTTGGTGATGGTGTATTCCGTACCATGCGTTGCGAAGGCAGCGCGGTGCAGTTTCTCGCCCGCCACCTGCGGCGATTGCGTCACGATGCGGCTCGGCTGGGCATTGCGTGTCCAGATGATGCGGTCTGGATGCGCGAGATCGCGCAGCTTGCCAAGGGTGACTGCACGATCAAACTAACGCTCACCCGTGGGGTATCCGCACGCGGTTATGCAGTAGATGCGGCGGCCACGCCGACCCGCATCGTCGCCACTTCACCGCTTCCGGACTACAGCCATGCACGTCAAGGTGTCAGCGTACGGCGATGCGACTGGCCGCTATCTATTCAGCCGGGTCTGGCAGGCATCAAGCATCTGAATCGACTGGATCAGGTGATGGCGCGCCGCGAGTGGCAGAACCCGGCGATATTTGATGGCCTGATGCTGAATGCACGTGGAGAAGTGGTCGAGGGCGTGATCTCGAACCTGTTCATCGTACGCGACGACGCAATCTATACCCATCCGCTGCAAGATTGCGGGGTGTCTGGTGTGAGTCGCGAAGTGATGCTGGATATTCTGGCGGCATCGGGCATTCGAGTAATAGAGCAAGCATTTGATTGGTCAAGTCTGATCGACTCGGAGTGTGTATTTTTGTGCAACAGTCTCGCTGGTCCGGTTCCGGTAATTGCCTGTGATGCGTTACGCTGGCAGACCGATACGCGGATGTCACAATGGCAGCAGCAATGGCAGCAATACGCAGGCAAGGAGTCGGTTCAGTGTTTGGCATGA
- a CDS encoding aminodeoxychorismate synthase component I translates to MSTLSVFKEALPAVPDLIALSAAWPEAFPFALQSSGLEGWDMLFALPESIRCYAADEGRALMQDLAAIAVQPVRVDADLPFHGGWFCYLGYEVLHALEPTVADRDGQTFPLGMLARVPAAIVVNRQTSTAWLVAETEAQLAKLHRLIAAATAFDRQPVSIRHLNEDEPQCFLDGVLRSKAYVRDGDVFQVNLSRGWDATLADDVGPHDLFARLREANPAPFSALVRLDAQHAIVSSSPERLVRVDDTGRVETRPIAGTHPRSPDPVEDEAQKARLIASTKERAEHIMLIDLERNDLGRIAVPGTVKVDALMDVTSYTYVHHIESTVSCTIRAGQTVADLVRALFPGGTITGCPKVRCMQIIRELEDRPRGAYTGSLGYINRDGSLDLNILIRTFMQTGSQLYFRAGAGIVADSDPDRELNETRAKARGLLRAIGQGG, encoded by the coding sequence ATGTCTACCCTGTCCGTTTTCAAGGAAGCGCTTCCTGCGGTTCCCGATCTCATTGCCCTCAGTGCTGCCTGGCCTGAGGCCTTTCCATTTGCGCTGCAATCGTCTGGTCTGGAAGGCTGGGATATGCTCTTTGCGCTGCCCGAATCCATACGTTGCTACGCAGCCGATGAAGGCAGAGCGCTGATGCAGGATCTGGCCGCCATTGCGGTTCAGCCTGTGCGCGTGGATGCGGATCTGCCGTTTCATGGCGGCTGGTTCTGCTATCTGGGCTACGAGGTGCTGCATGCGCTAGAGCCAACCGTTGCTGATCGTGACGGTCAGACATTTCCTCTGGGGATGCTGGCGCGCGTGCCAGCTGCCATTGTGGTCAACCGGCAGACCAGTACGGCCTGGCTGGTGGCAGAAACCGAAGCTCAGCTGGCTAAATTGCATCGTCTGATTGCTGCCGCCACCGCATTTGATCGCCAGCCAGTTAGCATCCGGCACCTGAACGAAGATGAGCCACAATGCTTTCTCGATGGCGTATTGCGCAGCAAAGCTTATGTGCGCGATGGCGATGTGTTTCAGGTGAATCTGTCGCGCGGCTGGGATGCCACGCTGGCGGATGACGTCGGCCCGCATGATCTGTTTGCCCGCCTGCGTGAAGCCAATCCGGCGCCGTTCTCCGCACTGGTTCGGCTGGATGCGCAGCATGCGATTGTGAGTTCATCGCCCGAGCGACTGGTGCGCGTGGATGACACTGGCCGTGTAGAGACCCGTCCGATTGCAGGCACCCACCCGCGCTCACCTGATCCGGTCGAAGACGAAGCCCAGAAAGCTCGCCTGATCGCGTCTACCAAAGAACGCGCCGAGCACATCATGCTGATCGACCTCGAACGCAACGATCTGGGCCGGATTGCGGTGCCGGGTACGGTAAAGGTCGACGCTCTGATGGATGTCACCAGCTATACCTATGTGCACCATATCGAATCGACCGTGTCATGCACCATTCGTGCCGGGCAGACGGTGGCCGATCTGGTACGCGCGCTGTTTCCTGGCGGCACCATCACGGGTTGCCCCAAGGTGCGCTGCATGCAGATTATCCGCGAGCTGGAAGACAGGCCACGTGGTGCCTACACTGGCAGCCTCGGCTATATCAACCGCGATGGCTCGCTGGACCTGAATATTCTGATACGTACCTTTATGCAAACCGGTAGTCAGCTCTACTTCCGGGCGGGCGCCGGCATTGTGGCCGATTCCGATCCGGATCGTGAATTGAATGAAACCCGCGCCAAAGCACGTGGCTTGTTACGCGCCATCGGGCAGGGCGGCTGA
- a CDS encoding DUF3149 domain-containing protein has protein sequence MNVALSDLFTTDIGILSLITIGVVLVIGTYIYFWVKKQIRHDVEAHRHEIEAAKHSH, from the coding sequence ATGAATGTTGCGCTGAGCGATCTGTTTACGACCGATATCGGTATTCTGAGCCTGATTACGATCGGGGTGGTGCTGGTTATCGGTACCTATATTTACTTCTGGGTGAAGAAGCAGATCCGCCACGATGTGGAAGCGCATCGTCACGAGATTGAGGCCGCAAAGCACTCGCATTGA
- the dinB gene encoding DNA polymerase IV, which yields MRKIIHIDCDCFYASVEMRDNPSLRGRPVAVGGRPEQRGVISTSNYEARKFGVRSAMASSEALRRCPDLVLLKPDFTRYREASRAVHRIFREFTDLIEPLSLDEAYLDVTGVEHCQGSATRMAQAIRARIEAEVGITASAGIAPNKFVAKVASDWNKPNGQFLVVPEDVDGFVAALPVAKLWGVGKVTAGKLNQLGIQTCGDLRQWALPRLAHEFGKMGERMWEMCRGIDHRPVSNDQPRRSLSVENTYVDDLRTLDACTQALDELLADLRIRYDKLDDAPPLAKVFIKLRFSDFSRTTAECTATTLTREDCVRLLSEAHQRSHLPVRLLGVGIRFSEQHAAMQLSLF from the coding sequence GTGCGCAAAATCATCCATATCGATTGCGATTGTTTTTATGCATCCGTAGAAATGCGGGACAACCCGTCCTTGCGCGGTCGTCCGGTTGCCGTTGGTGGCAGACCGGAGCAGCGTGGCGTCATTTCCACCAGCAATTATGAAGCGCGCAAATTCGGGGTGAGATCTGCCATGGCCAGCAGTGAAGCACTTCGCCGCTGCCCTGATTTGGTCTTGCTAAAACCAGACTTCACCCGCTATCGCGAAGCCTCGCGTGCTGTACACCGCATTTTTCGAGAGTTTACCGATCTGATCGAGCCACTTTCTCTTGATGAAGCCTATCTGGATGTAACGGGTGTGGAGCACTGCCAAGGGAGCGCCACGCGCATGGCGCAGGCAATCCGTGCCCGGATTGAAGCTGAAGTTGGCATTACCGCATCAGCAGGCATCGCACCCAACAAGTTTGTCGCCAAGGTCGCCAGTGACTGGAATAAGCCAAACGGACAATTTTTGGTGGTGCCTGAAGATGTTGACGGCTTTGTCGCTGCCCTACCTGTCGCCAAACTGTGGGGAGTAGGCAAGGTAACTGCGGGCAAACTCAATCAACTGGGTATCCAGACCTGTGGCGATCTGCGCCAATGGGCACTCCCGCGATTGGCGCATGAATTCGGCAAGATGGGCGAACGGATGTGGGAAATGTGCCGGGGCATCGATCATCGCCCCGTGAGCAATGATCAACCCAGACGCTCACTTTCGGTCGAAAACACCTATGTCGATGACTTGCGCACGCTCGATGCCTGCACTCAAGCACTTGATGAATTACTGGCTGACCTGCGCATCCGGTACGACAAACTGGACGATGCGCCACCGCTAGCAAAAGTATTCATTAAATTGCGTTTTTCGGATTTTTCCCGCACCACAGCAGAATGCACCGCCACCACCCTCACGCGCGAGGACTGCGTGCGTCTTCTGTCGGAGGCGCACCAACGCAGTCATCTACCTGTTCGACTATTAGGCGTCGGGATTCGCTTCAGCGAACAACATGCAGCTATGCAGCTCAGCCTGTTCTAA
- a CDS encoding low molecular weight phosphotyrosine protein phosphatase gives MTSSYRVLMVCTGNICRSPTAEAVFRAKVDQQKSIHKIEVDSCGVSDYHVGEAPDKRSQVHARRRGYELSALRARQLRLQDFHHFDLILAMDRGHYDELVRQTPAGCRASIAMFTDALPMQQGQDVPDPYYGGEAGFEAVLDLCESAAGAWLERIHANLAHA, from the coding sequence ATGACATCGAGCTACCGTGTGCTGATGGTCTGTACGGGTAATATTTGCCGCTCACCCACCGCGGAGGCGGTGTTCAGGGCAAAGGTCGATCAGCAGAAGTCGATTCATAAGATCGAAGTCGACTCCTGTGGTGTAAGCGACTATCACGTCGGCGAGGCACCGGACAAACGGTCACAAGTGCATGCACGGCGGCGCGGGTATGAGTTAAGTGCTTTGCGTGCCCGTCAGCTCAGACTTCAGGATTTCCATCATTTCGATCTCATACTGGCAATGGATCGCGGACATTACGACGAGCTTGTGCGCCAGACACCTGCGGGTTGCCGCGCCAGCATTGCAATGTTTACGGATGCGCTTCCAATGCAGCAAGGGCAGGATGTCCCCGATCCGTATTATGGCGGAGAGGCGGGCTTCGAGGCGGTGCTGGACTTATGCGAATCTGCTGCAGGTGCGTGGCTTGAACGGATACATGCCAACCTGGCGCATGCCTGA
- a CDS encoding EAL domain-containing protein has translation MTHSLFEPALVLVCASILPWLKERRDFDPFLRHRQDVLLLGAVAAIFAALQGTCLSTGDVRQFALAIVVQWAGIIICTPAILSALIRSDSYLSPSPKQESHISHLTQGGDIGAWHMIAVNAGSSLLIVVLAWINPVVIGGLPLLALFPLLWTALHCSPSRLYESLLIQGSTVLSVIMINMGHATLAPDHVIWEIAELLMAGGIALLAGSAIYAQRLLTHDLLWDASHDHLTKLINRAELERQLGEMPERPDKSDVQDAFCLIDLDKFRIVNDTFGHRAGDLLITALARHLKIQTRPQDSLARMGGDEFGILIRQIDTQEAIAIAERYCDAIEHFRFHWEGKPISLEASAGLVMLEGQRQQAHPIAAADTACLLAKQGGTHRLVVYTDDNEDLMRHRAMLAWVPQIRQALADNRLKLYCQIISPIQQGHGTLSFEILVRMFDEKGTMMPPGDFIPPAERFGIMPALDLWVVGETLGWLNRWPVLWPLIEHCSINISGASIGEPDFRNAFTRLISQPGIPREKLCFEITETAAISHLERAAEFVGTLRELGARTALDDFGVGLSSFSYLKHLPVDFIKIDGSFIKNILDSPIDDAMVRSIFQVAKAMGVGSIAEYVENAEVMQRLRNIGIEFGQGWHFGKPVPIDEFFVTAMEGAILGRAA, from the coding sequence ATGACGCACTCTTTGTTCGAGCCGGCGCTTGTGCTGGTATGCGCATCGATCTTGCCTTGGCTGAAGGAGCGCAGAGACTTTGACCCTTTCTTGCGGCATCGCCAGGACGTACTTTTACTGGGTGCAGTCGCAGCTATATTCGCAGCCCTGCAAGGTACCTGCCTGAGCACTGGCGATGTCCGGCAATTTGCACTGGCTATCGTGGTTCAGTGGGCAGGCATTATCATTTGCACACCCGCTATCTTGAGCGCACTGATCCGCTCCGACAGCTATCTGAGCCCGTCCCCCAAACAGGAATCCCACATTTCGCATTTGACTCAGGGCGGGGATATCGGCGCATGGCACATGATTGCCGTGAATGCGGGTAGTAGCTTGCTAATTGTTGTACTGGCCTGGATAAACCCGGTGGTGATAGGCGGACTGCCCTTGCTCGCGCTGTTCCCGCTGCTATGGACTGCACTGCATTGTTCGCCGTCCCGACTGTACGAATCGCTCCTGATTCAGGGGAGTACCGTATTGAGTGTGATCATGATAAATATGGGTCATGCAACACTCGCCCCAGATCATGTGATCTGGGAAATCGCCGAATTACTGATGGCTGGCGGCATTGCTCTGCTGGCCGGAAGCGCGATCTATGCGCAGCGTCTGCTCACACACGATTTACTCTGGGATGCATCCCATGATCATCTCACCAAACTGATCAACCGCGCTGAACTGGAGCGACAGCTAGGCGAGATGCCGGAACGACCCGACAAGTCTGATGTGCAAGACGCATTTTGCCTGATCGACCTCGACAAATTTCGCATCGTGAATGATACATTCGGGCATCGGGCGGGCGATTTACTGATTACGGCACTGGCTCGCCACCTTAAAATCCAAACCCGCCCGCAAGATAGCCTTGCGCGGATGGGCGGCGATGAGTTCGGTATTCTGATTCGTCAGATCGATACTCAGGAGGCCATTGCAATTGCCGAACGCTACTGCGATGCGATCGAACACTTCCGTTTTCACTGGGAAGGTAAACCGATCAGCCTCGAAGCTAGTGCGGGCTTGGTCATGCTGGAAGGCCAGCGACAACAGGCGCACCCGATTGCCGCAGCAGATACGGCCTGCTTGCTTGCCAAACAGGGCGGTACCCATCGTTTGGTTGTTTATACCGATGATAATGAAGATCTCATGCGACACCGCGCCATGCTGGCCTGGGTACCGCAAATACGTCAGGCATTGGCCGACAATCGCCTGAAGCTGTACTGCCAGATCATTTCCCCGATTCAACAGGGGCATGGCACGCTGAGTTTCGAAATACTGGTGCGGATGTTCGATGAAAAAGGCACCATGATGCCGCCCGGTGACTTTATTCCGCCAGCTGAGCGCTTTGGCATTATGCCTGCGCTGGATTTGTGGGTGGTCGGTGAAACGCTGGGATGGCTCAATCGCTGGCCGGTGCTGTGGCCACTGATCGAACACTGCAGCATTAATATTTCGGGGGCATCCATTGGCGAGCCGGATTTCCGGAATGCCTTCACACGACTGATCAGCCAGCCGGGCATTCCCCGAGAAAAACTCTGTTTTGAAATCACCGAAACAGCTGCCATATCGCATCTCGAGCGTGCAGCCGAATTTGTCGGCACCTTGCGTGAACTGGGTGCGCGCACCGCACTGGATGACTTTGGCGTGGGATTATCTTCCTTCAGCTACCTGAAACATCTGCCCGTCGACTTTATCAAAATTGATGGCTCTTTCATCAAGAACATTCTGGATAGTCCAATCGACGATGCCATGGTGAGATCGATCTTCCAGGTTGCCAAGGCAATGGGCGTTGGAAGCATTGCCGAGTATGTCGAAAATGCCGAGGTGATGCAGCGTTTGCGCAATATTGGCATTGAATTTGGTCAGGGCTGGCATTTCGGCAAACCTGTGCCCATCGACGAATTCTTTGTTACGGCAATGGAAGGAGCCATTCTGGGACGCGCCGCTTAA
- the gspE gene encoding type II secretion system ATPase GspE encodes MSYARVCNYGFSRQRGVVDLGEQDGSVDVLMREGADLLGLMELRRMVAKPVNVQQVKREEFDQRLAQLFARSDSQSAEVAEDLAQDLDLNRLAQDLPGIEDLLEAEDDAPIIRLINALLTEALREGASDIHIEPFETRSVVRFRVDGKLKDVIEPKRALHSAVVSRVKVMASLDISEKRLPQDGRITLRIAGRPVDVRVSTLPTGHGERAVLRLLDKSAGRLNMAKLGLAPQALEGMQSLIAQPHGIVLVTGPTGSGKTTTLYAALASLDATANNIMTVEDPIEYDLDGVGQTQVNARIDMSFARALRSILRQDPDIIMIGEIRDVETAQIAVQASLTGHLVLATLHTNDAPSAITRLVDMGVEPFLLASSLIGVLAQRLFRTLCVSCRQPYEADHAECEQLGISSPFTLYRAVGCAHCNYTGFKGRSGVHELLIVDDEVRRMIHDGTAEAHVRDHATRVGMKSLRQDGIERVLAGQTTWDEVIRVTREG; translated from the coding sequence ATGAGTTATGCACGCGTTTGTAATTACGGATTTTCGCGTCAGCGCGGTGTGGTCGATCTGGGCGAGCAGGATGGTTCGGTTGACGTCCTGATGCGCGAAGGGGCAGATCTGCTGGGTTTGATGGAACTGCGCCGCATGGTTGCCAAACCTGTGAATGTGCAGCAGGTGAAGCGGGAAGAATTCGACCAGCGCCTTGCCCAGCTCTTTGCGCGCAGCGACAGTCAGTCGGCCGAAGTGGCGGAAGATCTGGCGCAGGATCTCGATCTCAACCGCCTGGCACAGGATTTACCCGGCATCGAAGATTTGCTGGAAGCCGAAGACGATGCGCCTATCATTCGTCTGATCAATGCCTTGCTGACCGAGGCACTGCGCGAGGGCGCATCCGATATTCATATCGAACCATTCGAGACGCGATCGGTGGTGCGTTTCCGCGTTGATGGCAAGCTCAAGGATGTGATCGAACCCAAGCGGGCACTTCACTCTGCCGTGGTTTCGCGTGTCAAGGTGATGGCCAGCCTGGATATCTCGGAAAAGCGATTGCCTCAGGATGGCCGTATTACTTTGCGTATTGCCGGCCGACCGGTGGATGTGCGCGTATCTACGCTGCCGACAGGGCATGGCGAGCGGGCTGTGCTGCGTTTGCTGGATAAGAGTGCTGGCCGTCTCAATATGGCCAAACTCGGACTGGCACCGCAAGCACTGGAAGGCATGCAGTCGCTGATTGCGCAGCCGCATGGGATTGTGCTGGTGACCGGTCCGACCGGCTCAGGCAAAACCACCACCCTGTACGCAGCCCTGGCCTCTCTGGACGCCACTGCCAATAACATCATGACCGTGGAAGACCCGATCGAGTACGATCTGGATGGGGTGGGACAGACGCAGGTCAATGCCCGGATTGATATGTCATTCGCCCGAGCCCTGCGTTCGATTTTGCGTCAGGATCCCGACATCATCATGATCGGCGAAATCCGGGACGTGGAAACTGCGCAGATCGCTGTTCAGGCCTCATTGACAGGGCACCTGGTGCTGGCAACCCTGCATACCAATGATGCGCCCAGTGCCATTACCCGTCTTGTCGATATGGGTGTGGAGCCATTTCTGCTGGCCAGCTCACTGATTGGTGTCCTTGCGCAGCGCTTGTTCCGTACGTTGTGCGTATCTTGTCGTCAGCCTTATGAAGCGGATCACGCCGAGTGCGAACAACTTGGCATTTCGTCGCCTTTTACCCTGTATCGCGCAGTCGGATGTGCACATTGCAACTACACTGGATTTAAGGGACGGTCGGGTGTGCATGAGTTGCTGATCGTAGATGATGAAGTCCGCCGTATGATTCATGACGGTACGGCTGAAGCGCATGTACGTGATCATGCGACCAGGGTCGGCATGAAAAGCCTGCGTCAGGATGGAATCGAGCGGGTACTGGCTGGACAGACTACCTGGGACGAGGTGATTCGGGTCACTCGCGAGGGTTAA